GTCGCCGTCCAGGATCAGGGCGGTCGGCGTGCTCCGGATGCCGTACTTGGCGAAGAGGGCGGCGCCTTTCTCTTCGTCCCGGTCGGCCCGGAAGGGGATGAAGTTCTCTTTCAGAAAGGAGGCGTAGGCGGGGTTTTCGTAGAACTGCTCACCGAGCAGTCGGCAGCCCCCTCAGCCGTCCGAGTAGAAGTCGACGATGACCAGCTTGTTCTCGGTCTTGGCCTTGGCCAGGGCCTCTTCGAACGACCCGGGGAACCAGCCCTGGGCCGAGGCGGCGGCGGCGAAGGCAAGGAGGAGGGCGATGGCGAGCGCGGCGCGTTTCATGGGCACCTCTCGCCCCCGAATGTAGCCCCGCGCCGCCGCACCTGTCAATATAAATAGGGGGACGAGCTTTGCCGTCCTCGTTGATTGAACAACGAGGGCACCATACGTAATCCCCTATCCTATTTGCTGCAAAGGGTGCCGACTGGGGCGGGCAAACTGAATTTTATCGATGATTGACGCAATAGGATCGGGAGTTACGTATGGTGCCCTACCATTCTTACGAATGATAGGACTGCCGAGCCCGTCCCCCTATTCTTTTTTGATGACGAAAGAGGACGTGATTGCGATGCTGCCTTTGAGCATGGCCCAGACGGGGCAGTACTTTTCCTCGGACATCTTGATCGCCTTCGCGACGACGGCGGGATCGATACCGGGCCCGGCCACCCGGAACTCGAGGTGGATCGCGGTGAAGACCCGGGGATGCTCTTCGTGCTTGTCGCCGGCCGCCCGGACCGAAAAAGCCCGGACATCCTGCTTCATCTTCTGAAGAAGCGAGACCGTGGTCTGTCCGGAACACGAGGCCAGGGCCATCAGCAGCAGCTCCGTCGGCTTGTGCCCGAGCCCGTCGCCGAGCGGCGGCAAATAATCGATGGGCACGGGGTGATCGAACTCGGCCGTGCCTTCAAAATGATATCGGCCCGTCCACTTCGTTTCGCAGGTCGATTGTTCCGGCATTGGGGATTCCTCGTTTTATGCGTTCTTTTTCTTGGCCGGTACGAAATGAACTCCCGGCAAGCTCTCGAAATGGCGGTCTTGGGTCCAGATCTCGGCGTCGCAGCGGGCCGCCGTCGCGGCGATGATGCTGTCGGCCGTCGGTAGTCGATGGGCCAGGCTGATCCGAGCCGCGCGTACGGCGATATCCTCGGTCAACTCGATGATCCGGCCCTGCCTCATGGCGGCTACAGCCTGCACCGCCGCATCTTCCCCGCGCTCTCGCGACGCGACCTTGAAGACCTCGAATATCACCAAAGTCGGGACGAGGAGATCTTCCTTGGCGGCCAGGGCAGGTTCGAAAAAGGCCGCGTTGGGACCGTCGGCGAAGAATTCAAGCCAGCCCGACGAATCGACTAGATTCACGTTCGATCGTCCTCCCGCTCGAATCCCGTATCGATTCCCCGTAGGAAGCCGCGGAGATCGGAAAGCTCCCGCTCCGGGACAAGCTCGATCCGATCGCCCAAGATGAGAACCTGGATTTTCTGCCCGGGCTTGAGGTTCATCGCCCGACGGACATTTTTCGGAATTACAACCTGAAATTTAGGAGATAATTTTACTGTTTCCAATGTCTTGCTCGATCGATTATAGATATGTTTAACGATATCTCTATCGATCGATATTGTCAAGCCCGATGCTTTTCCGTTCATCATAAGTAGAGACGAACGAAACCGCTCTTTTTCTCTGCGATTACTTCAGTTCTTTGCGCGGCACCATCTCGTCCGCCGTGGCTGCGTGCCAGGCATAGGCGGCCATGATGACGGCGTTCTTGATCAGGTCTTGCGGCTGGATCGTGTCCAAAAAGTCGAGATTGGTATGGCCCGCCGTTCCCGGGATGCGGTCCTGAATGAACTGGAACCCGGGCAGGCCGGCCCGGTCGAACGAGACGTGGTCGGTCGAGCCGACGCTCTGGTTTGAGACGGCCCAGCAGCCCATGTCGCGGAACGGCTCCATCCAGGCCGCGAGCATCCGCCGAGCCCGCTCGTTGCCCTGCAGGTAGATGCCGCGGAAAGCCCCAGCCCCGTAATCCATGTTGAAGTAGGCCGAGAGCTTGTCGTACTCGGGCTTTTTGCCGATCCTGGCGTCTTTGGGATCGCCGAAGTGCTTCTTGACGTATTCGCCCGATCCGAACAGCCCCTGCTCCTCGCCGCCCCACCAAGCCACCCGGATCGTCCGGCGCGGCTTGGCTCCGATCGCCTTGAGAATGCGCGCCGCCTCCAGGGCCACGGCGCAGGCGGCGCCGTCGTCGCTGGGGCTCGGGCTGGCGTGCCAGGTGTCGAAGTGGGCACCGATGATGACAATCTCGTCCTTGAGGTCGGAGCCGGGAATCTCGCCGACGAGGTTCTGGGCCCACTCGCGCTCCTTGCCGATGCGGTTGCGGACTTCGACCTCGACCTTGACCGGGATGTTCCGCTTCAGGATGCGGTACATCCGGTTGTAGTGCTCGGGGGTGATCGAGAGGATGGGAAGCGAGGCCATGGTAGCCTCATAACCCCATTTATCGTCGCGCGTCCCGGGCCGGGCGAATCCGGTGACCGCGCCGGGCCGGCCGCTGGGGCATTGGAAAACGACGAGGGCGCCCTCGGCCTTGAAGAAGGCGATCTTATCCTCGGGCCGCGCCTGATCGGGATTGGGTCCGCCGCCGCCGGCCGCGGGATTCGCGGGCCGGGGCGCCGGAAGGACGGTCTCTTCGAGCTTTTTCAGGTCTTCGTCGGTGTAGCGGTTGACCGTGGCGAAAATAGCGTAGGGATCGACGGCCGCGGGCGGCGTCATCAAGATCGCCGCACCTTTGAGCTTGCCCTTGAGCTTGGCCAAGTCGGTCTTGGT
This sequence is a window from Candidatus Aminicenantes bacterium. Protein-coding genes within it:
- a CDS encoding type II toxin-antitoxin system VapC family toxin; translated protein: MNLVDSSGWLEFFADGPNAAFFEPALAAKEDLLVPTLVIFEVFKVASRERGEDAAVQAVAAMRQGRIIELTEDIAVRAARISLAHRLPTADSIIAATAARCDAEIWTQDRHFESLPGVHFVPAKKKNA
- a CDS encoding AbrB/MazE/SpoVT family DNA-binding domain-containing protein encodes the protein METVKLSPKFQVVIPKNVRRAMNLKPGQKIQVLILGDRIELVPERELSDLRGFLRGIDTGFEREDDRT
- a CDS encoding OsmC family protein, with the protein product MPEQSTCETKWTGRYHFEGTAEFDHPVPIDYLPPLGDGLGHKPTELLLMALASCSGQTTVSLLQKMKQDVRAFSVRAAGDKHEEHPRVFTAIHLEFRVAGPGIDPAVVAKAIKMSEEKYCPVWAMLKGSIAITSSFVIKKE
- a CDS encoding M20/M25/M40 family metallo-hydrolase; translation: MSLARKSLIAALILVPLLGFAQSGSPKVDWDTVARIREEGLQRSQVMDVVGYMTDVIGPRLTLSQDMKKGHAWAKDKFVQVGLENVALEPFMDYGVAWDNEYTSIHMLEPDYQMMVGYPLAHTPGTNGKLTLPAVIVDAQTKTDLAKLKGKLKGAAILMTPPAAVDPYAIFATVNRYTDEDLKKLEETVLPAPRPANPAAGGGGPNPDQARPEDKIAFFKAEGALVVFQCPSGRPGAVTGFARPGTRDDKWGYEATMASLPILSITPEHYNRMYRILKRNIPVKVEVEVRNRIGKEREWAQNLVGEIPGSDLKDEIVIIGAHFDTWHASPSPSDDGAACAVALEAARILKAIGAKPRRTIRVAWWGGEEQGLFGSGEYVKKHFGDPKDARIGKKPEYDKLSAYFNMDYGAGAFRGIYLQGNERARRMLAAWMEPFRDMGCWAVSNQSVGSTDHVSFDRAGLPGFQFIQDRIPGTAGHTNLDFLDTIQPQDLIKNAVIMAAYAWHAATADEMVPRKELK